CAAAAATGATTTTCACCAAACGAATCAATTTTTAGGTATTACAAAACAATTTGTGACCAAACAATTAGAAGAAGACTTTGAGGTAAGTAAAGCGGACAAAATAGATTTTTTAAATCGTTCGGTAGATTATTTCAAAAAACACGAAACTTTTGATAAGAAAGAATTTGAGGAAGAAGTTTTTGCAAGTAGCAATGTAATAGAGTCATTTCGAAAATTTGATCAAACTTATAGACAAGAAAACGAGGTAGAACTTTTAGACAATTTTGAAATATCTGCCCAAGCTGTCAAGAAACAAGCTAGGGTTTTCAAAAATATACTAAAGCTTGATAAAAATTTCGACATATATATCCATGGAAACCGACAATTAATAGAGCAAGGTATAGACGAAAACGGAAGAAAGTATTACAAAATCTATTATGAAGAAGAGGCGTAGATTCTGAAAGAATATTTATAAAATATAGATTAAGATAAAATGGATAAAATATATTGTGTAAGAGCCGATTTTGGCAAATATGCTCATGAATTTATTAACGGAGGCTACGTGGGGATTGGTTGGCTATGGGGGACAAATTTATCTCATATTCAATCGAAAGATGATTTATATCCATTATACAAAGCTGAATACCCGAATGATATCAGTAATGTTGTGATTGGTCAACAAGTAGGTCAGATAGCAAGATTTTTGTTAGAATTGCAAGAAGGAACATTTGTAATTACACCATCTAGTGATACTGATTTTTTATATTATGGTACTATTGAAAAAGATAGCTATTATTACGCAGATGAAGATAATTGTCCATATAGACATAGAAAAAAAGTAAAATGGGAGAAGAAACCTATATTGAGAAGTGAATTTTCTGTCCCTTTTCAAAATACAATGCGATCTTCATTAACTGTATTTGCTGTTAATCATAAAAATAATTTTTTTGAAGTTATCGGAAGAAATGATTTAATCCCAAAATTAGAAAAAGAGGTTAAGCTTGATTATTATAAATCGGTTTTAGGCAAGATATTAGAATTACACGACAAAGAATTTGAAATTTTAGTTACCCATATCCTATCAGCAATGGGTTTTGAAGGTTCAGAACATACAGGTAGAGTTGGAGATGGTGGTGTAGATGCTACTGGTGAATTAGATGTTTCGGGTTTAGCCAAAATTAAAATTTTTGTTCAGGCTAAGAGATATAAACTTGGCCTAAAGATAAACCACAATGTAGTAAAAAACTTACGATCGAATATCCCATCGGGAGGACAAGGAGCATTTATTACGACAGCAGAGTTTCAAAAAAGAGCACAAGAAATTGCCAATGAACCAGGCTTTCCAAGAATAGGTCTAATTAATGGAGAACAGCTCGTTGATATTTTAACGGTTCATTGGACCGATATCCCTGATGATTTTAAGGAGAAACTGGGATTGAAAATTGGGCTTGTTATTTCATGAAGCTTGAATACTTTTCTTTTAATTACCTTTTATTTTCACATTATCTACCTAATCAACCTACAATTTTCAGAGAATTTAATGTAACTCATTGATAATGAAGGGTAGGTTACTTTTTGTATCGGCAAATAATCCCCCAAAACAACCACTAATTACGACAACTTACGACAACTAACACCCTGATTGTTAATAAGTTATGTTAATATTTCTCCGCCAATTTCTTGGAGGTTTACCACTATTTTTCGCATTTTTGTTGCTCATTTGTTGCTCGAGCGACTGAAATTTTCCCCAAAAAAATCATGGGTGAAATGATGTCGCTTATCGACACTTAACGACACTAAAAAACATTAAACGGCGCTAATAAGCCACTATTTGAGGGGAAATTACCACTGATGTTCTGGGGCTAAAAGTCCTGTCGACCTACAACAAATGCGACAAAAAAGGATGAAATGAGTAGCAATATAACAGTTGAACGAATCTGCGAACACTGCGGCAAGACATTCTTGGCAAAAACGACGGTCACGAAGTACTGCAGCCTGAATTGTAACAGGCGGCACTACAAACAAAAAATCCGTAATATAAAGATTACTGCCAGCAATGAACAGATGCTTAGTGCCCGTACAAAAGCGATCAATGACCTGCCTGCTGAGTTCCTTACGGTGAAACAGGCTGCTCGCCTGCTTCACTGCAGTAAAAGGATAATTTATCAGCAGATCAATAATGGCAGGATCAAAGCAATTCAGCTTAGCAAACGGAAAACACTGATCAAAAGAAAGCATTTGGATAAGGCCTTTAAACAGGTCGATTTTCAGCCGGTTCAGCAAACTGAAAGAGCTAAAAATCCTGCGCTGGTTTACTGTATAAGTATGACTGATGCCCAACAGCATTTTGGTATATCAGAAAAGGCACTTTATGACCTGATCAAACGGAATGATCTTGAAGTATTCTCTAACGGAAAGTTCAACTATGTACTTCGATCAGCATTGAACCAAATATTTTATAAAAGTTAATAAGTTATGGGAAGCGTTACATTGAGAAGGAAAAATCTTATTACCGGGAGGCAAAGTCTTTATTTGGATTATTATCCTCCGTTTTTAAATAGTAAGACCGGAAAAGCCCAGCGTTCTGTTACGCTGAAATTATACCTGTTCACAAAACCTGAGAATGAACTGCAGCGCATTCATAACAAAGAAACACTGCTCACCGCTCAGACCGTCTGTGCACAGCGCCAGATCGAAATACAGAACAGGCACTTTGGGATCATTTCAGAACAGGATCGAAATGCAAGCTTTACCGAGATTTTTAGACAGGTGTCCAAAAGCCGCCGGAAATCAATGAATGATCACTGGGAAATGGGACTGCGTTATTTTATTGCCTTTAGCGGTCATGATCTGCGTCTGCCGGAGCTCTCTGACTTTCTTTGTGAAGATTACAAAAATTATCTGTTGAGCGGCCCCAGGATCTCGCGCTATGGACGGCCGATCAAAAGGAATACAGCAGTTACTTATTATGCCAAATTCCGGGCCGTATTGCGTCATGTCTACAGGCGAAAGCTCATCCCACTGGATCTGCATGCAATGGTTGATCCTATATCACCAAAAGAAACGAATCGGGAAAGACTGACTATGGAAGAGTTCCAGCATTTGGCAGATACACCTGCCAGCTCGGACTTGATGAAAAATGCAGCGATTTTTTCCGGGCTTACCGGGCTTAGGTGGTCGGACGTGAGTACGTTGCACTGGTCTGAACTTAGGGGTAGTCCAGGCAGTTTTGAAATTCAGTTTTCGCAAGGTAAGACAGAGAAGGCAGAGGTAATGCCCATATCGGATCAGGCTGTTGCCCGCCTTGGAGACCGAATGGCACCGGGAGATTTACTTTTTCCAGGCCTGAAGTACAGCCAGCTAAAATCATTCTTTACCAACTGGTGTACTGCTGCGGGTATTTTTAAGAATATCACCTTCCACAGCTTCAGGCATACTTTTGCCACACTTCAGCTCGAGCTGGGTACTGATATTTACACCGTATCTAAACTCCTTGGACACCGCTCCCTGAAAAATACCGAAATTTATGCCAAGATCGTGGATAAAACCAAGCGCCAGGCGGCGGCTAGGCTTTTGCTAAAAGATGTTGAAGATGAAAGTATCGGTGGTGGCCAAGAAAAAAGACCGGCTATTTTTATCCTGCACAGAAATGAGGAGAAATTTGGCGTAAGCTAAATGAATATGTCCTTTTTATCCAAGTGATTGCTTTTACTTTGCGATTCGTGAATGATTTCAGATGCGGTTTTACGTCTGGAAGCTGAGACCCAATTTTTGAGTTCCGATTGGCTAAAGTACAATCGTCTGCCCGGCTTGCTTACCGGTATCTCCATTCTACTGACTTTAGAGTATAGGGATTGCACGGAAACCTTTAGGTAATCAGCAGCTTCCTTTACCGTTAAAAGGTCGCTCGATCCGTCATCCGCCGGATTAAGGTCTGATACCATTTCTTCGATCCGTTCTACTTTTTCAAATAACTGACGGATGATTTCGGGAAGTTTCTCAAAACCAAATGGTTCCATATCGCAGTCTAATTTACCGCAATTTTGGGCATTATTTTGCTGATATTATCCAATATTGGACGGATTGGACTTTTGATGTATTGCCTGCAAATTCCGATCCGCCCTTCTGCGCATTTACGCTGATCTAAGCCGGGAAGCAATAAAAATACGGACACTATATATTGGCAATAAAAAGTATGGCAACCTTGCCATTCTGACCAATAGTCTGCAAAATATGAAAACCACTTGTATTTAAGTCAGGGGTTTATTAAGTTTAAGAAACAAACCGTTATGAACCAGAACCCAATTGTATTATACATAGATGCTAACAACAATGACAGCTTTCTAAGCTATACCCAAAATCCAGATAAGATTTCTAGAAACATCAATCATTTTGGAGAAGAATATGCCCAAGATATAGAAATACGAAAATCTATATACACCGATGATGTAGTCAGTATAAACATTGTGGGAAAATATATCTGCATTCTACATACCAATACAGAATTCCAAAGGATGCTCCTTTTTGATGCTATGGCTATTCCGGATGTAGATATGGTTGAGACTTTTTTATCCAAACTGTACAATAGCGCGTTATCTGATAATTTCTTATACAAACTTGAATATCTAAAGACTCATTCTTCCCGGCCTTTTTATCCAGTTTTGTTAAGCAGTGATGTTCCTTCCGCTGAATAAAACTTCAAACAGAAAAAATCAGCCTCAGTAACATTTATTTTCCTGCTGATATTGCCTCAAGTTCAGATCGCAGCCTTTCTATACTTTCCTTCTTATAAATCTGGCTGGCGAACTGCATCCATTTCAATGCATCGAGCAACGATTTATCACTTTTGTGTAGGTCTTGTTTAAAAAAATCAGAAACGGTATACAGGATAGTCGCTATATTGGCCGAATACTGAACCGCTGCTAGTTTTTTTTCTTCCTCAAAATTAGGAATCTTGGTACCATCTTCTTTCCCGCTCAAAAAAGGCCACATAGCCTGCTCAAACAATATCTTGTCCTTCACTCTGATTGAATCAAGCGGAATAGACATCTGTTTTTCCGCTATCCTATATCCTACTTTCTTTAATCCGGAAGTATCCCTGGCGGTATGGTAGTAATGCAGGGCGAGATTATCTACTGAAGGGAGTTGTTTTTCGGCAAGCAAAGGTCTTAAAATTTCAACATAGGTCAAATAATGCTTAGCATCATCAACTCTTCTGTCCTTAACTGCTCTTCCAAGTGCATAATAGAGCAGTTTATCATACAGTTTTTGAGCCACTAGCTGCTGATCACCTTTAGGAACCCCATTAATATGTTTTAAAATAACGGCAAGTGCATCTGAAGGCGTACTTCCGATGTTTTCACTTAAAAAATGTAATGTACTGGCAGCATTTCGTTCGTCATCCGAAATTTGCGGAACATAGACATTAAGTATTTCTGCATTATCCAGTCCCATCTGTCTACGTTTAATAACCAGCCGCTTCAAAAAATCCTTATTTCTATCTCCATCTTTGAAACGGGCTTCCATCTCTGCAAGATCCCTCACCTTAAACTGATTTAGTGCTTCTTTACCGGCTGTTATAAATTCTGAAGCTTTAAGATAATCTCCGTTTCTATAAACTAAATTTCCCAGCGTGTCTAAGAAAAGATAGGTCGGGTATGCCTTAACCGCATAACTGTCGGCTAATTTAATCCCTTCACCCCGTTCGGCATTCAAGCGGTAACTGATAAATGAGCTGTTGTAGATTTGAGCCACCTCGTTTGAAACAAAAACTTCCCTTTCCATGCGCTTACACGGCAGGCACCAATCGGTATAAACATCAACGAAGATGGGTTTGCCTTGCCTTGCAGATTCTTTGAGTAGAGATTTCCAGTCCCCCTTGAAAAATTTTATCCCATTAGGACCGGCAGTCTGGGCGGCAGCTATCGTAGCTAAACCCGAAAAGATCAGAAGCAGGGAAAAAAGGCGCATTTTCATAAAATAAATATCGCCCAAAAATCCCATAAAAAAAATAAGCAATATCCATTTAGAAAACAAGCGAAGATTTAATAAGTTAGCGCTATTAAAGTTTGCTAATCCAACTAAACCATCATCAGCCTCCCCCTTCCTCTAACATCTTTCAGCCCTCCGGTAAGTAATGGTCAGAGCAAATTAAAAGGACGGCCAGCTGAGTTAGAACAATTTGTAAGATTATCCCTTTTTGGCTTTTCTGACCGCAGATACAGGTTTTATCAAAGCGCTATATTTCACAATCAGTCAGGCATTACCTTTTCATTATCTTATTATCTTAATGGAGAACCATAATATCGATCCCTGTTCAAAATGCCAACGACATCCATCTCAAAGGTATTTACAGAAGTATTTTTTTTTTGTATTTACCGGCTTTTCATTAACTTGTTTACATGGAGATAAATGAGTCAAGCGAATATGTTAAGGCGAGAGCCTTGCTCCTAGCCGAATATTTCAGTCAGCGCGGATGGCTGGTGACCGCAGGAAAAAACAACTGTATACTGATTTATGTGCAAAATGAAGAGATATGCAATCTTACTGGAGACCAATTGATGGAGATAATATGTGAATCTGACTGGCATATACCGGGGACAGGCTTAAAGACCAGTCCGGTTACCTACATGTTTTACCATCGGGGCGAATTTTACACAAAATTCGAGGTACTTTCCAGTAGTGAATATGATATCTATGATAATGATTGAATCAGTTGATAACCCCAGGGCGTAGTTGAAATAAAAGATAAAAGCAAAACATCTGCCTCTTCAACATCAACAAATCCCGGCATATACTCCAGCACCTCTTTTGGCAGCCCTGGTGATTGTCCTGATTCCCTAAAAAACTCAGCTGTTTCCATATCCAGCACAAATGTGCAAAATAATTTTAAAATGCTAATATTTTTAGCATTATATTTGTCCATGTAAAAACAAAAAGGAGGTTGATCATGGAACAGGCAGCAAAAAAACAGGTCATTGAAAGCTTAAGGGAGCAGATCCTTTCCATGCAGGGTTATAAGACCGTATCCAAAAGTCAGCACAACATCTCAGGTCTCGAGCTTTTTGCACCTGCTTTTCCAGGCAGCTCTTTCCCGCTTCAGGGTAGCCATGAATTCATATCCGAAAGCCAGGAACAGACCGCGGCCAGCAGTGGCTTTATCAGCGGGATACTGTCCGCACTGATGAAGGACGGCAGTCCCTGTATCTGGATCAGTGCCTCCAGAAAATTCTTCCCGCCGGCAACCAAAAGATTTTCGCTAAATGCGGCATCTATTATCTTCATCGACCTGCAAAACGAAAAAGAACTCTTATGGGTGACCGAAGAAGCACTTAAATGCGAAGGACTCGCTGCTGTGGTCTCCGAAATCCCGGACTTGAATTTTGCCACCTCCAGAAGATTTCAACTAGTGATCGAAAAAAGCAAGGTCACCGCCCTATTCTTAAGGGAAAATCCAAGAATACTCTCCAATACCACCTGTTTGGCCCGCTGGAAGATCAGCCCATTGCCCAGCATACTGCCAGAAGGCATGCCCGGTGTTGGTCAGCCCAGCTGGAAAGCAGAACTGTTAAAAGTGCGTAACGGCGAAGGTGGCACCTTTGAAGTATGCTGGTCTGGCAGCACATTCGAGCAACCACAAAAAGAAAACACCAGGGCTTTACCTATCCATGAACTGCAGACAGGATAAAGATGACAAAACGATTTTTAAGCATATGGTTTCCGTTTCTGCTAACGGACTGGAAGACTATCCGCCGCCCGGAATGGAAAGAACGGGCGATGGTATGTGCTGGAACCGGTCACGGACGTATGATGGTCACCGCTACAAACAAGGAAGCAAACGCCCAGGGCATCCATAACGGAATGCCACTTGCCGATGCGCGGGCCATTGTCCATGAGCTCGAAGTCTTTGATGAAAAACCGGGAAGAAAAGAAAAACTGCTCGAAGGCCTTGCCAGATGGGCCATCCGTTACACCCCGCTCTCTTCTACCGACCCCGATGGCATCCTGCTTGACATCACGGGATGCTGTCATTTATGGGGCGGAGAAGAAGCCTACCTTAAGCATATCAGCAGCAGACTCCAATCGTCAGGTTATACCGTAAAAGCGGCAATCGCCGATACCATTGGCACTTCCTGG
The nucleotide sequence above comes from Pedobacter riviphilus. Encoded proteins:
- a CDS encoding restriction endonuclease, yielding MDKIYCVRADFGKYAHEFINGGYVGIGWLWGTNLSHIQSKDDLYPLYKAEYPNDISNVVIGQQVGQIARFLLELQEGTFVITPSSDTDFLYYGTIEKDSYYYADEDNCPYRHRKKVKWEKKPILRSEFSVPFQNTMRSSLTVFAVNHKNNFFEVIGRNDLIPKLEKEVKLDYYKSVLGKILELHDKEFEILVTHILSAMGFEGSEHTGRVGDGGVDATGELDVSGLAKIKIFVQAKRYKLGLKINHNVVKNLRSNIPSGGQGAFITTAEFQKRAQEIANEPGFPRIGLINGEQLVDILTVHWTDIPDDFKEKLGLKIGLVIS
- a CDS encoding helix-turn-helix domain-containing protein gives rise to the protein MSSNITVERICEHCGKTFLAKTTVTKYCSLNCNRRHYKQKIRNIKITASNEQMLSARTKAINDLPAEFLTVKQAARLLHCSKRIIYQQINNGRIKAIQLSKRKTLIKRKHLDKAFKQVDFQPVQQTERAKNPALVYCISMTDAQQHFGISEKALYDLIKRNDLEVFSNGKFNYVLRSALNQIFYKS
- a CDS encoding tyrosine-type recombinase/integrase, translated to MGSVTLRRKNLITGRQSLYLDYYPPFLNSKTGKAQRSVTLKLYLFTKPENELQRIHNKETLLTAQTVCAQRQIEIQNRHFGIISEQDRNASFTEIFRQVSKSRRKSMNDHWEMGLRYFIAFSGHDLRLPELSDFLCEDYKNYLLSGPRISRYGRPIKRNTAVTYYAKFRAVLRHVYRRKLIPLDLHAMVDPISPKETNRERLTMEEFQHLADTPASSDLMKNAAIFSGLTGLRWSDVSTLHWSELRGSPGSFEIQFSQGKTEKAEVMPISDQAVARLGDRMAPGDLLFPGLKYSQLKSFFTNWCTAAGIFKNITFHSFRHTFATLQLELGTDIYTVSKLLGHRSLKNTEIYAKIVDKTKRQAAARLLLKDVEDESIGGGQEKRPAIFILHRNEEKFGVS
- a CDS encoding helix-turn-helix domain-containing protein, whose amino-acid sequence is MEPFGFEKLPEIIRQLFEKVERIEEMVSDLNPADDGSSDLLTVKEAADYLKVSVQSLYSKVSRMEIPVSKPGRRLYFSQSELKNWVSASRRKTASEIIHESQSKSNHLDKKDIFI
- a CDS encoding thioredoxin family protein, encoding MGFLGDIYFMKMRLFSLLLIFSGLATIAAAQTAGPNGIKFFKGDWKSLLKESARQGKPIFVDVYTDWCLPCKRMEREVFVSNEVAQIYNSSFISYRLNAERGEGIKLADSYAVKAYPTYLFLDTLGNLVYRNGDYLKASEFITAGKEALNQFKVRDLAEMEARFKDGDRNKDFLKRLVIKRRQMGLDNAEILNVYVPQISDDERNAASTLHFLSENIGSTPSDALAVILKHINGVPKGDQQLVAQKLYDKLLYYALGRAVKDRRVDDAKHYLTYVEILRPLLAEKQLPSVDNLALHYYHTARDTSGLKKVGYRIAEKQMSIPLDSIRVKDKILFEQAMWPFLSGKEDGTKIPNFEEEKKLAAVQYSANIATILYTVSDFFKQDLHKSDKSLLDALKWMQFASQIYKKESIERLRSELEAISAGK
- a CDS encoding ImuA family protein, with amino-acid sequence MEQAAKKQVIESLREQILSMQGYKTVSKSQHNISGLELFAPAFPGSSFPLQGSHEFISESQEQTAASSGFISGILSALMKDGSPCIWISASRKFFPPATKRFSLNAASIIFIDLQNEKELLWVTEEALKCEGLAAVVSEIPDLNFATSRRFQLVIEKSKVTALFLRENPRILSNTTCLARWKISPLPSILPEGMPGVGQPSWKAELLKVRNGEGGTFEVCWSGSTFEQPQKENTRALPIHELQTG